Within Cucumis melo cultivar AY chromosome 4, USDA_Cmelo_AY_1.0, whole genome shotgun sequence, the genomic segment ATATGGAAAGATGAATGTGTAGGTCCTTTCATGAAACATAATCAGAAGGAATAGTATACTCCCACAAAGTTCACATGGCTACTGGATAATATAACTCACTGTTTTAATTATTATCATTCATGTTGCGACAAACTTCTTCAACAATTAATTCGGATTTTTACAAATGCACCATGCTATTCTGTAAGGTATGGTTCAGCTTTAGGTGGCAAACATTCCCCATTCATTGATGCTTTTAAAAATCAGCAAGATTGTTTAGTAGAAAATTAGAACCTAACTTATACCTCCATAAAATCAATAGATGATTTTAACCCTGGAAATAGCTTCTTCTCGAGTCTAGTGATAATTCCATCTGCTATCAGCGCCTTCTTTGCTTCGTACTCTTCCCTGGAGAGCCCCTGGTGTAGGAAGAAACAACTAATCATGTGGAGTGTGAAAAACAGGAAGATGGGAGACGAAATCAAAGACTATTACTAAAAATCAAGGAATGCCCTGGTGGTAAGATTTGCCATGATTTGAGTGTCTATTGTCATTTACAAGAGTTTTCTAATGTTCTAGATTCAAGCTCTCGGGTAGTCaggttgaaaattttaatagcTTAAAATTCTTATTGTTTACCAAACTGGCTTTGTGGAGGGGACTCCGCATATTAGTGGGCATCCGTTATGCACAAATATTATTAGAGTGCGACAACTGAAACTTCATTACCAaatgtttgtttttaaaattaattaaatatgaacttattaagaaaattaaactCACCTCCCAATCCTCCATGGAAGAAGTAGTAAAAATGTGAAGAATATGACGTCCATCTGGAGCTAATGATGGATCAAGAACAGTCGGGATGCTCAGAAAGATGCTTCCATATGGCTCCTCTAACCTTCTCCAATCACTCTAATAATACAACAAGAAAGAAGGAAACAATCGGTTCCACAGCAATTCCATgagaaattaactgaaattgtTGAAGATTACAACTAGCAAGAGCATCCACTACCTCAAGCACAAAATGGTGACAATCTGTATCCGGCGGTAAAACCTCAGCTTTCACTCCCATATGAATTGAAAGGAAAGATGGGGCCTTAACATAAAGTTTCTGAAAGTTCTCCTCTTCCTTGGGAAGGTCCACTCCTTTCAACAGCTTTCCTTAAATAAAACAAAGCTCTTACATATTCAGTAATTACTAGAATCTGGTAAGGACATGAGAGAGAGATGAAACAATCAGCCAAGCAATATAGTAAAAATTCTGCTACAGAACTTGAGAAGAACTAACCAAAGGTATCCCATCTAGTAGCATTCGATACAATAGTTTTAGCAAAGAACTCCCTTCCATCAGACAGCTTCACGCCTACCTACAAAATAAACCAAGTAAATAATAAAACTGGACACAATAAACACAAATCTAAACATATAACTAAGTCGAGCATAACCCAACTAGTTAAGACAACAATAATATTTTCTGAAGTCAAAGGAAATCTCAATCCCTTTTTTGAATTGTAATATGCTGAAAATAAATACTCACAGCTTTGCCATTTTCAGTTATTATCTTTGTCACATTTGCTTTGTACATTATTGAGCTTCCATGATCAACCAGTCCCCTTGCCAAGGACTTTGCAATTCCACCAACACCACCAATAGGGTAATTTATCCCACCAAAATGCCTGTCACATAAAACCTGAAGCAGACAGCATTCAGTGAATCGAGACAGATTAAAGAACTGAAGTAAAAGGTTGACCACAACTCATTAAGTCTTACCATGGCCGCATTTATCATTGGTGTTTGCAAAGCATTCACTGTGCTAACGATAAAACACTGAAAACCACCACATATAGATTAGTGTCTGGATAAATGTATGGAGTAGGAAAAGAAAACCCTATAATTTCTAAATAAACAATAACAAACTAACAAATATTCTTAATCAATTCTCTAGGCTCACCTCTGCATCAATAAAGGACAACAGACGGGGATCCTTAATGTACTTCCGAGCCAAGTCTCCAGCATTTTGAGGCAAGTAATATGCTGCAATgcaaatatatttaaatattttacatGTAAGTTAATGAATGAGCATAGGTGATAAGAATGAAAAGTAATTGTGATTTCTATGCCGTGCAGTAGAATGCAGCCAACGCATTCAAAGAAAATTGACTGCTTAGCAAATAAGCAGCAGAGCATTTCTTCTTAGATGGAAAATATCATGTGGGTGGGGGGCGTTGAGGAGTAGTATGAATGCAGCAAAAATCTAATTAAAGATTCCATTATATTCTTTATTGGTTATTTCAACCTACAAAAATCTTACTGTGATTgcaataattaaaaattaataaataaataaagacaTCATTACCAAGTGTCAGGCATGCAAGAGGCTTCTGAAAGAACTGTCCAAAAAGATATATTGGCTCCTCCAGTGATTTTAGTTCCAATGAGTTTAAAGCATTGAATATCTACACATGCAATCAAGCTCATCATGTGAGTCAATGGTCGTGGAGATAGAAATCTGGAGGAAGATGCAGTCATCTCAATGGAAACTAACCTTCCAACAATCCCCATAAAATTTGAGGATTCCATCTTTTTCATGGGGAAAATTGCTGACAAGTTCTGCAATAAACTCACTGTATTCTCTGTGAATCCGTACTGAAAGGTTAGTTGGTAGATGGAAATGAACAGTGGTTGGATCAGGTATCACTTGCATCTCACAACCAACGGCTGACAAAGCTTGTGTAATTAAATTTAGATTTCCCTGCCCACGATATTCGTTGAATAAAGACCTAAGAAGACTACCAACCAAATGACTCAAAATGAACACAAAACTACAGCAATGTCCAATAACTCATGAATGAAAGATTAAAGTTGCATTAACAGACAGCAGAACACAGCTCTGACatcaaaaatataaataaaaaatatggaGCAACCTAACAATTAGATGGAATGAAGTGTGCAAGATATAATCATTGTTAAAAGAGTCCAATTGTCGGAACATAGAAAATCACTCTTCAGATCTGTGAAATGATTTTTTTGGAGAGATACATACAAACCGGAGAGTTCTTCATCTAACCCAATTTGCATATACTTTTTCTCTGCTACTTGCCTCGTCCTCCACTTAAAGCTAAGGAACTTAAGATAACCTTACTCACTAGTATGCTTCCATTATCGCTGAAGTTCACATTAATTGGTATACTTACATGGCTCTTTACACAAGTACACTGCTCCCTCCCAGGCAAGTAAGCTTTAAAATCTACTTCTAACATTCACTATTCCGTCCAGGGATTAAGGATTGAGGTGACTAGTTTTGTCACATGATTTGCCCTCTAGCGTATACTTGATGATCTATTGGCCTAaacataatttttgtttttttaagaaGCAGTTTCATTGATATATGAAATATCCAAAGAGACACAAAGGAAAACCCCTATAAAGAATCAACAAAAACGTAAAAGGTCTGACGGAAAGATGAAAGTTGGATTTCAATCCAAGAAGCCCTATCATCACGGTAAAACAAAAGGGTAGACCAATACAAAACTACAATCCAAAGAACATCAATCATATGCATCTCTCACTTTGagaacaaattaaaattaaatcataGCATGCTTGGCATCTCAATtgactccccccccccccccccccccccccccaaatgcTAATGCTAATTAACAACAATAGTTCATGAACTAATAAAGACTAACAAAGGGGTAGCAGGGAGAGCTTCTAAATTCGATTCCAAAAACCGACCTTATCACTGAAACCAAACATTACAGAAGACCCAACATCAAAAGTATACCCATCCTTCTGGTAATACCCAGAGCTCCCACCAGGAATCACATACTTTTCTAAGACCAAAACCTTGGCTCCTTTCACTGCTAATTGAGTAGAAGCAACCAAACCCCCAATACCTGACCCAATAACAATAGCATCATATAGGCTTTTCTCCTTGCCTCCTGCCGTTCCATCTATCTCCACAGTTTCGTCAACACCCAATGCCGCATTTGACTTCACAATGAACTTTTCAGTCCTCAAATTCGCCCCAGAACACCCTGTATCCACAAATTTAGCTCCTAAACTTCTGGGCTTCATATTCCTCGATTGTAGAGTCTTGGAAAACCCCAAATTCTTGCAATTGAACTCGGAATCTATCACACATAGCTTTCTGTACATCTTATTGGAGATTAATTTTGGCTTTTGGCATCTGGGTTTGTTTCTATCTACAGTTTGGGCGTTTCCCAGATGAGAAAACACAGAAGCTTTACATCCCAAATCCAAGTCACTGAGCTTGTAACCAGTGGAGAAATGGGAATTATAAACAGCAGATGGAGAATTGAACGCCAAGCCTGAAATGGAAAGTGAGCGGAGATCAACCATTTCGATCCTTCAGCTTCAAATTATGGAGAGGAGTTCAGTAGTTGAGCTGACTTTTCGCTTCAAACTGCAAAGCGAGATAAACCAGAGGGATTCCAACCCATGATTCCTTTTGAAGATGAGACAAAATGGGCGTCCGATTGGCTCTTCTTTAATGGCAGAACCAAAAAAGGAAATGGGTTTTTAGCTCAAATCAAAGCTTCGAGTCAATTGCATGGAATTGGAAATTGATTGTTGTGTGGGGCAATGGAAAGTTGGAACTACAGTTACTTGGCTAGTGGGTGGCATTGTAATCCATTTTCCTCACCCTCAGCTAATGGCTAAGGAATTTCCTATTTGTTTACTTCTTCTAATGTAATATTTGTGGCAGAATTTCCTCATTATTCTTCCAAATTCTCCAAAACCTGAGGGTGAAATGGGTTCTTCAAATTGCCGATGAGCACGTCGAAAGAGATCAGAGCATGTTGTTACTCTCATGCTTTTTAGCTCTTTGGAAGtgtaagtaaaaaaaaaatccttattttcttaattttaaattactcCCCAAATAATcacataataatttttttaattttaagaaaaaatcatataaataaaagaaaattgaaactatttaaaaatatatatatatatataacacttTCTAAATAAAATGTAAATTATCACTTACAAATCATAATTTCCTAAATTCTAGAGTAGTTGGtttctaaatttaaaagaaaaatcccaAACAAATCataattttctaaataaaaaaatcacaTATAAATCATAATTTCTTTaagttatataattattttcaagaTAAAAGAAACTATCACATATAAATCacaattttctaaatttaaactATTTTCTAAATAAAGAAATTCACATATAAGTTATAATTTCATAAACCGCtttctaaataaaataattatcacATACAAATCATTTTGTAGCTTTTTTGGATAAAATTGGTAGAGGTAGATTTATGTCATTACACAGCTCATGT encodes:
- the LOC103486713 gene encoding prolycopene isomerase, chloroplastic yields the protein MVDLRSLSISGLAFNSPSAVYNSHFSTGYKLSDLDLGCKASVFSHLGNAQTVDRNKPRCQKPKLISNKMYRKLCVIDSEFNCKNLGFSKTLQSRNMKPRSLGAKFVDTGCSGANLRTEKFIVKSNAALGVDETVEIDGTAGGKEKSLYDAIVIGSGIGGLVASTQLAVKGAKVLVLEKYVIPGGSSGYYQKDGYTFDVGSSVMFGFSDKGNLNLITQALSAVGCEMQVIPDPTTVHFHLPTNLSVRIHREYSEFIAELVSNFPHEKDGILKFYGDCWKIFNALNSLELKSLEEPIYLFGQFFQKPLACLTLAYYLPQNAGDLARKYIKDPRLLSFIDAECFIVSTVNALQTPMINAAMVLCDRHFGGINYPIGGVGGIAKSLARGLVDHGSSIMYKANVTKIITENGKAVGVKLSDGREFFAKTIVSNATRWDTFGKLLKGVDLPKEEENFQKLYVKAPSFLSIHMGVKAEVLPPDTDCHHFVLESDWRRLEEPYGSIFLSIPTVLDPSLAPDGRHILHIFTTSSMEDWEGLSREEYEAKKALIADGIITRLEKKLFPGLKSSIDFMEVGTPKTHRRFLARDNGTYGPMPRGTPKGLLGMPFNTTGIDGLYCVGDSCFPGQGVIAVAFSGVMCAHRVAADIGLEKKSPILDAALLRLLGWLRTLA